In Saccharicrinis fermentans DSM 9555 = JCM 21142, a genomic segment contains:
- a CDS encoding DUF1338 domain-containing protein has protein sequence MDLQAVFSRLFADYISLNPSVGNIHSLLKSENEEIRNDHIAFRTYNLPKINIDVLAKAFEVRGYKEKGNYRFKEKKLTAKHYENDKIPHAPKIFISQLECKALSQTAQKLINKHYLNLLHHLSLNDELIFAHNPVPNLSYRNFEQLRAESEYAAWLYVHGFRANHFTVLVNPLKSFSSLEMLNDFLTKNAIELNSAGGIIKGSKEQFLKQSSTLADKVMIDFIEGRYEIPACYYEFAERFTLPDGQLFQGFITGSADKIFESTHYRK, from the coding sequence ATGGACCTGCAAGCTGTATTTTCAAGACTATTTGCCGATTATATATCGTTAAATCCTTCGGTCGGTAATATTCATTCACTGTTAAAAAGTGAAAATGAAGAAATTCGAAATGACCATATTGCATTCAGAACGTACAATTTACCAAAAATCAATATTGATGTGCTTGCCAAAGCTTTTGAAGTTAGAGGATACAAAGAAAAGGGAAATTATCGATTTAAAGAAAAAAAATTAACAGCAAAACACTATGAAAATGATAAAATTCCTCATGCACCCAAAATCTTTATCAGCCAATTGGAATGCAAAGCACTCAGCCAGACGGCGCAAAAACTCATTAACAAACACTATTTAAACCTATTACACCACCTATCCTTGAATGATGAACTCATATTTGCACACAACCCTGTGCCAAATCTTAGCTACAGAAATTTTGAACAATTACGGGCAGAATCAGAATACGCCGCCTGGTTATACGTGCACGGCTTTAGAGCCAATCACTTTACCGTATTGGTTAACCCTCTAAAAAGTTTCTCATCCCTGGAAATGTTGAATGATTTCTTAACAAAAAACGCCATTGAGCTAAACAGTGCAGGCGGAATTATTAAGGGCAGTAAAGAACAGTTTCTAAAACAATCAAGCACTTTAGCCGATAAAGTAATGATCGACTTTATTGAAGGTCGTTACGAAATACCGGCCTGTTATTACGAATTTGCCGAACGCTTCACGCTTCCAGATGGCCAACTGTTTCAAGGATTTATCACCGGCTCTGCTGACA
- the pta gene encoding phosphate acetyltransferase — protein MEFINKLKAKAKENKKRIVLPEGLEERTLKAADTIIKEGFADIILIGNPDAIAKEADKFNLSHIQQAKIIDPQNHDKKEQYTQLLMDLRKSKGLTQEQAEKLVLNPLYLSTLMIKSGDADGEVAGAENSTGDVLRPAFQIVKTLPGIKVVSGAFIMILPDNEFGDNGMLVFADGAVHPNPTASELAEIAVVTGRTTKSIVGMEPRVAMLSFSTKGSAKHEMVDKVVEATRLAKEMDPHLKIDGELQADAAIVEAIGAKKAPDSEIAGKANVLVFPNLETGNICYKLVQRMAHAEAIGPVLQGMAAPINDLSRGCSVSDIVNLVAITANQAAGNV, from the coding sequence ATGGAGTTCATTAACAAACTGAAGGCCAAGGCCAAAGAAAACAAAAAAAGAATTGTCCTACCTGAGGGACTAGAAGAAAGAACGCTGAAAGCAGCTGACACAATTATTAAAGAAGGTTTTGCTGATATTATTTTGATTGGTAATCCGGATGCTATTGCTAAAGAAGCTGATAAATTTAATTTGAGTCATATTCAGCAGGCTAAAATAATAGATCCTCAAAATCATGATAAGAAGGAGCAGTATACTCAATTATTGATGGATTTACGTAAAAGCAAAGGTCTAACCCAAGAGCAAGCTGAGAAATTGGTGTTAAATCCTTTGTATCTATCTACTTTGATGATTAAGAGTGGAGATGCTGATGGAGAAGTTGCAGGAGCAGAAAATTCAACAGGAGATGTACTTCGTCCTGCATTTCAGATTGTAAAAACCTTACCTGGTATCAAAGTTGTTTCTGGTGCTTTTATTATGATTCTACCAGATAATGAGTTTGGCGACAATGGTATGTTAGTATTTGCTGACGGTGCCGTGCATCCCAATCCAACAGCCAGTGAGTTGGCTGAAATTGCCGTGGTTACCGGAAGAACAACAAAGTCTATTGTGGGTATGGAACCGCGTGTGGCCATGTTGAGTTTTTCTACCAAAGGAAGCGCAAAGCATGAGATGGTTGACAAAGTGGTTGAGGCTACTCGTCTGGCCAAAGAGATGGATCCTCATTTGAAGATAGATGGAGAACTGCAAGCTGATGCAGCCATTGTGGAGGCAATTGGTGCTAAAAAAGCTCCAGACAGTGAGATCGCAGGAAAAGCCAATGTCTTGGTGTTTCCTAACTTGGAAACGGGTAATATTTGCTATAAATTGGTGCAACGAATGGCACATGCAGAGGCTATAGGACCTGTATTGCAAGGAATGGCTGCTCCTATCAATGATTTGTCCAGGGGATGTTCTGTAAGTGATATTGTTAACTTGGTGGCTATTACTGCAAATCAAGCAGCAGGTAACGTTTGA
- a CDS encoding 3-hydroxyacyl-CoA dehydrogenase family protein yields the protein MAEILVEPIEGYALSKDKKKGTTLFSKIGVIGCGKEGQSIARIAGWHGMEVVFLELSEENIERAISNIGKELDNRIENWGLTAGEKKAIMSRINGTLDYKDLADCDFVIEAIRSESNISFRSIEERKEVFRKVEEIVREDTIIATNSTTIIITELASEMKKPDRCISLHFFVASPEAKIIEVVKGLYTSEEVYNKVYTFVKLINRDVIPVEESAGLVSVRLYVTLLNEACQVLMEGIASLPDIDKTMNVGLGMRFGPFRTADIIGLNKISKWMDNLYEEFGNSKYKPSPMIKRLVRAKRLGKQTGEGFYKYNENGDIILE from the coding sequence ATGGCTGAAATTTTAGTAGAACCTATTGAAGGTTATGCGTTAAGCAAAGATAAGAAAAAAGGGACTACACTTTTTTCTAAAATTGGTGTTATTGGATGTGGTAAGGAAGGGCAAAGTATTGCCCGTATTGCTGGTTGGCACGGTATGGAGGTGGTGTTTCTAGAGCTGTCTGAGGAAAATATTGAACGTGCTATTTCCAATATTGGTAAAGAATTGGATAACCGAATCGAGAACTGGGGACTGACGGCTGGTGAGAAAAAAGCTATTATGAGTCGTATTAACGGCACCTTGGATTATAAAGATTTGGCCGACTGTGATTTTGTGATTGAAGCGATTCGTTCTGAATCAAATATAAGTTTCAGAAGTATTGAGGAGCGTAAAGAGGTTTTTAGAAAGGTGGAAGAGATCGTGCGTGAAGATACGATCATAGCTACTAATTCTACCACTATTATTATCACAGAGTTGGCTTCTGAAATGAAAAAGCCCGACAGATGTATTAGCTTACACTTTTTTGTAGCTTCTCCTGAGGCTAAAATTATTGAGGTGGTCAAAGGTTTATATACTTCAGAAGAAGTGTATAACAAAGTATATACTTTTGTTAAGTTAATTAACCGAGATGTTATTCCCGTGGAGGAATCTGCCGGTCTAGTGAGTGTTCGCTTGTATGTTACCTTGTTAAATGAAGCTTGTCAGGTATTGATGGAGGGAATTGCTAGTCTGCCTGATATTGATAAAACAATGAATGTGGGCCTAGGTATGAGATTCGGTCCTTTTAGAACCGCTGATATCATTGGTTTAAATAAAATTTCTAAATGGATGGATAACTTATATGAAGAGTTCGGAAATTCAAAGTATAAGCCGAGTCCAATGATTAAGAGATTGGTACGTGCCAAACGTTTAGGAAAACAAACCGGAGAAGGTTTTTATAAGTACAATGAAAATGGTGATATTATTTTGGAATAA
- a CDS encoding acetate/propionate family kinase, which translates to MNILVLNCGSSSIKYQLFNMDDNSHHVLGKGAVEKIGLKGSFLKHEKENGEKVLLEGEILDHQTGIDYILGLLSSEKHGCIKNLEEIDAVGHRVVHGGETFNSSVFITNEVVDKMNECIDLAPLHNPPNLSGISAIEHLLPSVPQVGVFDTAFHQTMPKHAYMYAIPYSLYQKYGIRRYGFHGTSHKYVSARACEILGIDYAKAKVISCHLGNGASISAVKNGESVDTSMGFTPIEGLMMGTRAGDLDIGAATYIMDKEMIGTRSASVLFNKQSGLMGVTGISSDMREIRAAAAKGDKMAILGMDMYAYRVKKYVGAYAAAMGGVDVILFTGGIGENATYLRQEICSELEYMGVEMDDKVNETVLGEEAVVSKDSSKVKIMVVPTDEELVIAKDTRQIVEELANR; encoded by the coding sequence ATGAATATATTAGTTTTAAATTGTGGTAGTTCCTCCATTAAGTATCAGTTATTCAACATGGATGACAATAGTCATCATGTGTTGGGCAAGGGAGCTGTAGAGAAAATTGGACTCAAAGGTTCTTTTTTAAAACATGAAAAAGAAAATGGTGAAAAGGTACTACTGGAAGGTGAGATTTTGGATCACCAAACAGGTATAGATTATATTTTGGGTCTGTTGTCCAGTGAAAAACATGGTTGTATTAAAAATCTGGAAGAGATTGATGCAGTAGGACACCGTGTGGTACATGGGGGGGAAACCTTTAATTCAAGTGTGTTTATCACCAACGAGGTAGTGGATAAAATGAATGAGTGCATCGATTTGGCACCGCTTCATAATCCACCTAATCTAAGTGGAATATCGGCTATCGAACATTTGTTACCGAGTGTTCCTCAGGTAGGTGTTTTTGATACCGCATTTCACCAAACAATGCCTAAACATGCCTATATGTATGCTATACCTTATTCTTTGTATCAAAAATATGGTATCAGACGTTATGGCTTCCACGGAACCAGTCATAAGTATGTGTCGGCGCGGGCATGTGAGATATTAGGTATAGACTATGCTAAAGCCAAAGTCATTTCATGTCACCTGGGTAATGGTGCTTCTATCTCGGCCGTTAAAAATGGAGAGTCTGTGGATACTTCCATGGGTTTTACTCCTATTGAAGGGTTAATGATGGGTACGCGCGCCGGGGATCTGGATATCGGCGCAGCTACCTATATCATGGATAAAGAAATGATAGGTACAAGATCCGCCAGTGTGCTCTTTAATAAGCAAAGTGGTCTGATGGGGGTAACAGGTATTTCTTCTGATATGCGTGAGATTAGGGCTGCAGCTGCTAAAGGTGATAAAATGGCTATATTGGGTATGGACATGTACGCTTATAGGGTTAAAAAGTATGTAGGTGCTTATGCTGCCGCCATGGGGGGAGTTGATGTTATATTATTTACAGGTGGAATTGGTGAAAATGCCACTTACCTTCGCCAGGAAATATGTTCAGAACTAGAATATATGGGCGTTGAGATGGATGATAAAGTAAATGAAACAGTCCTTGGCGAAGAAGCGGTTGTGAGTAAAGACAGTAGCAAGGTGAAAATCATGGTAGTGCCTACCGATGAAGAACTCGTAATTGCTAAGGATACAAGGCAAATTGTTGAGGAATTAGCTAATAGATAG
- a CDS encoding bifunctional enoyl-CoA hydratase/phosphate acetyltransferase has protein sequence MFKKLSDLEHLIKKNKVTKTLVLAVSQDAHSLNAVYKAFKEGIIVPILIGDQALTREIIAEKGYCFDGVTFVDEPDYEKCVELAVRMVHEKKADILMKGKVATPILLKAVLNKEWGLRTGTLLSHFALFEVDTYHKLMAITDVAMNIAPNLKDKIAIINNSVAYLNKMGIVKPKVAVLGAIEMVNESMQATMDAALLSKMNQRDQIKNCIIDGPLAFDNAVSFESAKEKNINSSVAGDTDLLLMPDIEVGNVLYKTLVFFAKAKVASVILGAEAPIVLTSRSDSEESKYNSILLAVLG, from the coding sequence ATGTTTAAAAAGTTGTCGGATCTGGAACATCTCATTAAAAAAAATAAAGTGACTAAAACTTTAGTACTGGCTGTTTCGCAAGATGCACATTCGCTTAATGCCGTTTATAAAGCTTTTAAGGAAGGAATCATTGTTCCAATATTGATAGGAGACCAGGCTTTAACACGTGAGATAATTGCCGAAAAAGGATATTGCTTTGATGGTGTAACATTTGTTGATGAACCGGACTATGAGAAGTGTGTAGAATTAGCAGTTAGGATGGTGCACGAAAAAAAAGCCGATATTTTAATGAAGGGGAAAGTGGCCACTCCTATCTTGTTGAAGGCTGTGCTTAATAAAGAATGGGGATTGCGTACAGGTACCTTGCTTTCTCATTTTGCCTTATTCGAAGTGGATACTTATCATAAATTAATGGCTATTACGGATGTGGCCATGAATATTGCTCCTAACCTGAAGGATAAGATTGCTATTATAAATAATTCGGTAGCTTATTTAAATAAAATGGGGATTGTTAAACCCAAGGTAGCTGTTCTGGGGGCCATTGAAATGGTTAATGAAAGTATGCAGGCCACCATGGATGCAGCTTTGTTGTCCAAGATGAATCAGCGCGACCAAATCAAAAACTGTATTATTGATGGCCCTTTGGCTTTTGACAATGCAGTGAGTTTTGAAAGTGCCAAAGAAAAGAATATCAACAGCTCAGTGGCCGGTGATACCGATTTGTTGTTAATGCCCGATATTGAGGTAGGAAATGTACTTTATAAAACTTTGGTGTTCTTTGCTAAAGCCAAAGTAGCATCGGTTATTTTGGGTGCCGAAGCCCCCATTGTATTAACCTCCAGAAGCGATTCGGAAGAATCGAAATATAATAGTATACTACTGGCTGTGTTAGGCTAG
- a CDS encoding phosphate acyltransferase, giving the protein MEKRINKLDQIPQYVMGLRRKFKVAVVIAEDTSTIDAVIQATKDGFIHPVLMGNRSKILPLLPHEFLKQAEVYDIIDCDSHQKASELAVSMVNRGEADIVMKGLINTDLFLKAVLNKENGLLRPDSVLSYVCAIELPAYNKLLFLTDPAVLPFPTMQQKVSMANYAIDMAHKLGIKKPKVALIGASEKVSSHFPNSLEYERMCKMAENGVIKDCIMDGPLDVYLACDPGSVKTKGVDTPIGGEADILLFPSLEASNPFYKSIMLFGGGELAGLIQGTTHPVVVMSRSDSFRSKYYCLALACLMAENNS; this is encoded by the coding sequence ATGGAAAAACGAATAAATAAATTGGATCAAATTCCTCAATATGTAATGGGGCTTCGACGTAAGTTTAAAGTGGCCGTTGTTATTGCAGAGGATACGAGCACCATCGATGCTGTTATTCAAGCCACTAAAGATGGCTTTATACATCCTGTTTTAATGGGTAATCGTAGCAAAATATTACCATTATTACCCCATGAATTTCTGAAACAGGCAGAAGTATATGATATAATAGATTGTGATAGTCATCAGAAAGCTTCAGAACTGGCGGTATCCATGGTGAATAGGGGGGAGGCCGATATTGTGATGAAAGGACTGATCAATACCGACTTGTTTTTAAAGGCCGTGTTAAATAAGGAGAACGGATTGTTGCGGCCAGATAGCGTATTGAGTTATGTTTGTGCCATCGAATTACCCGCTTACAATAAGTTGTTATTTCTTACAGACCCAGCTGTTTTGCCGTTTCCAACAATGCAGCAAAAAGTATCTATGGCCAATTATGCCATAGATATGGCCCATAAGTTAGGTATAAAAAAGCCCAAAGTGGCCTTGATTGGTGCTTCGGAGAAAGTATCTTCTCACTTTCCAAATTCATTGGAATATGAAAGAATGTGTAAAATGGCCGAAAATGGTGTGATAAAGGATTGTATCATGGATGGTCCTTTGGATGTATACCTGGCATGTGATCCCGGTAGTGTAAAAACCAAAGGCGTTGATACACCTATTGGGGGAGAGGCCGATATATTATTGTTTCCGTCGCTGGAAGCCTCCAATCCTTTTTATAAAAGTATTATGTTGTTTGGAGGAGGTGAACTGGCCGGACTCATTCAGGGTACAACCCACCCTGTGGTTGTTATGTCACGAAGTGATAGTTTTAGATCTAAATACTATTGTTTAGCTTTGGCCTGTCTGATGGCTGAAAATAATTCTTAA